In Trichomycterus rosablanca isolate fTriRos1 chromosome 2, fTriRos1.hap1, whole genome shotgun sequence, the genomic window TTTTTATGAGCcattttaaagaaatgtttaaattataaacattattatcaaTCATGTGGATAAAGATAagcattccatctgccctagattaccCTTATACTTTTTTATCCTTATTTACTTATAATGCTAGTAAATTTGTATATAGTATATCtgacatatgtatatacagtatgtatatagttAGACATACAATACAGATGTACTTTTTTGGTATACACtcactgactgtagcctatTTGTTGGTCTCCTTCTGATTGGTTGCTCCTTCTGTTTATGCCATCATTAGTGGAAATGGACCACATAGGACCCTCGTAAACCAAACTGACTACTGTCCGCCCTGCAGTGTTACTAACAATGACATGGCAGTGTGTTGCAGCAGTAGTCGCTGAGATTTTTGAACATATCAGCATCAATACTGGATGGAGAACATCACTCCAACCAGAACAAAAAGGTTCAGAAACCATAAACTTCTAAAAGTCTATAGGTAGAGTAACACATGCTGTACACATATACAGGGCCTACCAGTATTTGTAGtgctaagaatagtccaccaccttTTGGTCCTATGGTGGTCCactttttttgggtggtggtccCCTTTTTTTAATGAATGCCTAAAAGGGTGGGTGACAAGTGTACAGGGCAACAGATGGGccacagtcagtaagtgtatgTCCACAAAGTGTATCTATATGGTACTCATATCTAATTAATGTATGTACAAAGCTGGTGCACCTCTGTCAGCAGGTCAGCCATGTCAAAGATCAATTAAGAATATATTAATGGCAGCAGAGAGCAAACTTAAGGTAGAAATGTGGCTACAAATTTAGACATTAATATGCatctacattattattatttgtaggcCAGAGTGGTGCAGGAAACAACTGGGCTAAGGGCCACTACACTGAGGGGGCAGAGCTGGTTGACTCGGTGCTGGATGTGGTGCGCAAGGAGGCTGAAAGCTGCGACTGCCTGCAAGGCTTCCAGCTTACCCACTCACTAGGCGGTGGCACTGGCTCAGGTATGGGCACCCTGCTTATCAGCAAGATCCGTGAGGAGTACCCCGATCGCATTATGAACACCTTCAGTGTGGTGCCCTCTCCCAAAGTGTCGGACACAGTGGTAGAGCCCTACAACGCCACACTGTCCGTCCATCAGTTGGTTGAAAACACAGATGAAACCTACTGCATTGACAATGAAGCTCTTTATGGCATCTGCTTCCGCACACTGAAGCTGACCACACCCACTTACGGAGACCTAAACCACCTGGTCTCGGCCACCATGAGTGGCGTCACCACCTGCCTGCGTTTCCCAGGGCAGCTCAATGCAGATCTGCGTAAGCTTGCTGTCAACATGGTGCCCTTCCCACGTCTGCATTTCTTCATGCCCGGTTTCGCCCCTCTGACCAGCAGGGGGAGCCAGCAGTACCGCTCCCTGTCAGTGCCAGAGCTCACACAGCAGATGTTCGATGCCAAGAACATGATGGCCGCCTGTGACCCGCGCCACGGTCGCTACCTCACCGTGGCCGCCGTCTTCCGTGGACGAATGTCCATGAAGGAGGTGGACGAGCAGATGCTCAACGTGCAGAACAAGAACAGCAGCTACTTTGTCGAGTGGATCCCCAACAACGTGAAGACGGCTGTGTGCGACATCCCACCCCGCGGTCTTAAAATGGCCGCCACTTTCATCGGCAACAGCACAGCCATCCAGGAGCTGTTCAAACGCATCTCCGAGCAGTTTACAGCCATGTTCAGGCGCAAAGCTTTCCTCCACTGGTACACCGGCGAGGGCATGGATGAGATGGAATTCACAGAGGCAGAGAGCAACATGAACGACCTGGTGTCTGAGTACCAGCAGTACCAGGACGCCACCACCGAAGAGGGCGAGTTCGAAGAGGAGGGTGAGGAGGAAGTCGCCTAAATTCTTCACATTCTACGCCAATTATCTCATCCTTATCTCATCCATTTTCATTACAGTGCAGGTGTTTACATATGAATTGAAGAGTATTTCTAAATCTCTGGTCATATTTGTTATACATGCAGCTATACTGGTGACATTTCAATGGATAGTGCaacctgttttgtttttgtgtttttgtacattgtgAACGCACTGCATCATCTTAAGCACATTGCATTGctggaaagaaaagaaatggttttaaatgtctAGCCTTCAGATTTGAGAGAACTGTACCTGTTGATCTGAATAAAGGCTGAATCTACACTCCAGAAATATGTTTGTCATttctgcctttatttgtcatacagtggggccaaaaagtatttagtcagccactgattgtgcaatttctcctacttagaaagatgagagaggtctgtaattttcatcataggtacacttcaactatgagagacaaaatgagaaaaaaaaatacaggaaatcacattgtaggatttttaaagaatttatttgtaaattatggtggaaaacacaaacaagcaagatttctggctctcacagacctgtaacttcttctttaagaagcttgtCTGTCCTttactcgttacctgtattaatggcacctgtttgacctcgttatctgtataaaagacacctgtccacagcctcaaacagtcagactccaaactcaaccatggccaagaccaaagaactgtcgaaggacaccaggaagaaaattgtagacctgcaccaggctgggaagagtgaatccacaataggcaagcaggttggtgtgaataaatcaactgtgggagcaattgtaagaaaatggaagacatacaagaccattgataatctccctcgatctggggccccatgcaagatctcatcccgtggggtcaaaatgatcatgagaacggtgagcaaaaatcccagaactacacggagggacctgatgaatgacctgcagagagctgggaccaaagtaacaaaggctaccatcagtaacacactacgccgagagggactcaaatcctgcagtgccaggtgtgtgtccctgcttaagccagtacatgtccaggcccgtctgaagtttgccagagagcatatggatgatccagaagaggattgggagaatatcatgtggtcagatgaaaccaaaatggaactttttggtaaaaactcaactcgtcgtgtttggaggaagaagaatgctgaagaacaccatacctactgtgaaacatgggtgtggaaacatcatgctttggggctgtttttctgcaaaggggacaggacgactgatccgtgttaagggaagaatgaacggggccatgtatcgtgagattttaagccaaaacctccttccatcagtgagagcattgaagatggaacgtggctgggtcttccagcatgacaatgatcccaaacacaccgctcgggcaacgaaggagtggctccgtaaaaagcatttcaaggtcctggagtggcctagccagtctccagacctcaaccccatagaaaatttgtggagtccgtgttgcccagcgacagccccaaaacatcactgctctagaggagatctgcatggaggaatgggccaaaataccagctacagtgtgtgcaaacctggtgaagacttacaggaaacgtttgacctctgtcattgccaacaaaggttatgttacaaagtattgagttgaacttttgttattgaccaaatacttattttccaccataatttacaaataaattctttaaaaatactacaatgtgatttcctggatatttttttctcattttgtctctcatagttgaagtgtacctatgatgaaaattacagacctctctcatctttctaagtatgagaacttgcacaatcagtggctgactaaatactttttgaccccactgtatatacatatacaggtcaagtcaagtcaagtcaaatttattttacaatggacattgtctcaaagcaactttacagaatccaggaccaccAGACAAAAAACTAAGTACaaaaccctattgagcaagccgaggaaGACAGTGAAAGGaaacaaggaaaaactcccttaaaattacaggaagaagccttgagaggaaccagggaggactcagcagggacccatcatctttgggtggcctggaggatactgtaaataaatatgacttacacaaatcatacaaacacaaaattaaattgaactgaaagttttaactagcaaaaaataattggagttcttcattattcagtccagtctgtgataaagtctgttgtaagttctggacattttggtgcaaacacggcagtctcaacttgcagtctttaacctcgagaggatAAACAGGTTTTCGTCAGTTaacagtaaaatgtcagttttacagagagtagctttagactcctgcacccctaattattacagcataacttatcagaggacattaataaatcattaacgaccctaattaatgcggtttcggtactatggttgggtctaaatcctgattgaaatttttcatgaatactgtTTTCATGTAAATAAGAACAGAACTGCTTAGAAATGACTTTTTCTAGAATCttggagacaaaaggaaggtttgaaattggcctataattagacagaacatgtggatcaagacttgtttttttaatcagggggtTAATAATAGCACATTTGAACAATTTGGGTACATACCCAACAATTTGggtacatacatacagatggacagtacaatgaaattttttcttcgcatatcccagcttgtttgaaagctggggtcagagcgcagggtcagccactgtacagtGCAATGTATGGGAaccctcactcactttcttaaccgcttatccaattagggtcgcgggggggggggtgtaatgctggagcctatcccagtttttcaatgggcgcaaggcacacagtaacaccctggactggtcgccagcgcagggcagacacacatacacacattcattcacctatagggcaattcagtatctccaattaacctgactgcatgttttggactgtgggaggaaacccacacagacacaggaagaacatgcaagcaccacacagaaaggacccggaccgaaccgctggggatcaaacccagggccttcttgctgtgaggcaacagtgctacccaccgagccaccgtgctgcccgtaTGGGAACCCTGAATATTAAAAATTATAGTTATTTATTGCAATAATGGTGTGTCTGGTGAGGTATGTCATTTTATAGTGCTACTGATACACTTACTGTAAGTCAGGTGTGAACCAAGAAAAGCCAAATTCTagcattgttatttttttaattgctttattACCTActgaattattaatattaattcagTCATTTTCACTAATCACTTCACCCTGGTCAGTGTCACTTTGGATTTACTGTGATCCAGCAGTATGGTGCTTGGAAAGCACACTAGACAGgtaaactgtaaactgtaaatcTATTTCTgggaaacacacacatgtacttacttacactCAGAGATactttaaagcagccaatccaattttttgcatgttttaaaagTTGGAAGAGACTCACATGGTCAGGGGGAAACACGCAACACCCTTTCAGACAGTGATTATGGATGGCAGAGATTAAAGCCAGGCCCTCAGGACTCATGGTATCATCCCTTTTTACAGACATCCTTTATAGAAGTGTTATTGTGTTGATTGTTGTTTTTCTGCCAGTTCTTGCTAGTTCCTCCGAGCTTATGGGTCACAAACCAGCATGTTTTATGCTTCTAACATATTTTGCTAGCAGAAACACATATTTGGTAGCAGAAATCAGTTTAGATCAGCAACCAGAATATGCTgttttgtggtggtgtgttttcaGCAGGGATAGAATTTTAATAAACGTTATatttatgtacactgatcagccataacattaaaaccacctccttgtctttgcactcgctgtccattttatcagctccactgaccatatacaacccctggcaaaaattatggaatcaccactcttggaagatgttctttcaattgtttaattttgtagaaaaaaaaaaaatcacagacatgccacaaaactatcatttctcaaactgtcaaccctctggcattaagaaacaataaaaaaagaaacaaatataatagttgtggtcagtcacaattgcttttttttagatcaagtagaggaaaaaaatatggaatcactcaaatctgaggaaaaaattatggaatcattagaaaacactgcaccattattactttgttgaaccacctctggcttttataatggtttaaactctctgaggcatggagttaactaatgacaaacagtattcttcatcaatctgccttcaactgtctcttgctgttgccagatcagctttgcaggttggaaccttgtcattgaccattttcttcaatttccaccagagattttcaaatggattgagatccggactatttgcaggccatgccattgacattatatgttttcttgaaggaaagttttcacgtcctttgccctatggcaagatgcattatcatcttgaaaaatgaagtcatcatcaccaaacatcctttcaactgatggaataagaaaagcgtccaaaatttcaatgtggactttggcatttattgaagaccatctcccctgtgcctttacccgacatgcaggcccatatcatcaacaactgtggaaattaacatgttttctttaggcagttatcttcataaatttcattggacagacaccaaacaaaagttccagcatcatcaccttgcccaatgcagattcgcgattcatcactgaagatcacttttatccagtcacccacagtccacgattgcttttctttagcctactttaaccttgttcttttctttttaggtgttaatggtggcttttgtttggcttttctgtatgtaaatcccatttcttttaggtgatttcttacagttcagtcacagacattgactccactttccggccacttgtttctcatttgttttgttgtgcattttctgttttcaagacatattgctttaagttttctatcttgatgctttgatgtcttacttggtctaccagtgcttcccttttacaaccttcccattttgtttgtacttggtccagattttaaacacagcttactgggaacaaccaacatcttttgcgacattccacaatgatttatcttcttgaaggagttttataatcctctcatttgtttcaactgacatatcttgtgttggaaccatgattcatgacaatctgctttgtgcaacagctctccgaggtgtaagcactctttttaaactgaagaataattagcaaatctaatctgctgcagatgttttgtttttaaactgcaaattacagagtgattccataattttttcctcagatttgagtgattccatatttttttcctctacttgatctaaaaaaagcaattgtgactgaccacaactattatatttgtttcttttttttattgtttcttaatgccagaaggttgacatttagaaaaatgatagttttgtggcatgtctgtgatttattttttttctacaaaattaaacaattgacagaacatcttccaagagtggtgattccataatttttgccaggggttgtagaagcactttgcagttctacaattactaactgtagtccaactgtttctctgcatgctttgttagccccctttcctgctgttctttaatggtcagcacccccacaggaccaccacagagtaggtattattttggtggtggatcattctcagcactg contains:
- the tubb4bl gene encoding tubulin beta-4B chain, whose amino-acid sequence is MREIVHLQAGQCGNQIGAKFWEVISDEHGIDPTGTYHGDSDLQLDRISVYYNEATGGKYVPRAILVDLEPGTMDSVRSGPFGQIFRPDNFVFGQSGAGNNWAKGHYTEGAELVDSVLDVVRKEAESCDCLQGFQLTHSLGGGTGSGMGTLLISKIREEYPDRIMNTFSVVPSPKVSDTVVEPYNATLSVHQLVENTDETYCIDNEALYGICFRTLKLTTPTYGDLNHLVSATMSGVTTCLRFPGQLNADLRKLAVNMVPFPRLHFFMPGFAPLTSRGSQQYRSLSVPELTQQMFDAKNMMAACDPRHGRYLTVAAVFRGRMSMKEVDEQMLNVQNKNSSYFVEWIPNNVKTAVCDIPPRGLKMAATFIGNSTAIQELFKRISEQFTAMFRRKAFLHWYTGEGMDEMEFTEAESNMNDLVSEYQQYQDATTEEGEFEEEGEEEVA